The following are encoded in a window of Armigeres subalbatus isolate Guangzhou_Male unplaced genomic scaffold, GZ_Asu_2 Contig1516, whole genome shotgun sequence genomic DNA:
- the LOC134202904 gene encoding pre-mRNA-splicing factor CWC22 homolog yields the protein MSGPYILPEAEHLLGEEVDFDLKLRGQIVDRRETLEDRQRFLRRLLMEEKKAKTERKGKHLFKDEIDLIREKVEAISASLSKRLDRVLVSRLRHYLIRAHSAVVQDEAEKQDKREICQQIEEILKSFELKVYMGSEEPLKEDRKDQKISKTKVGEERGTKSAEEEKSGNRKEGNNEEKSESEIDEKAAEKQRELEEEWKEFILWKQDKIFNDAKKKSENDKAKMLEADKERQRKQNVDERPPESTKSRKSRSDYRQEDEDSKSETEESSDGRSPERNKSRKSLNEKERKKDSHRVDRRPPKSEKSRKSHRELERTEKYDRRPPESSKSRKSRRSVSREMKRRNKRYSSDSSLERSENEKSKRRSSKYNQSESTDEWETEKNHRSGRSKDRMRNTGRRHRGRSLSSSSSEYSRKHYRKSRVENWDLNFSGDGRSIQVEDFLNRIQKLARHEGVSKDELLMNIHRRLKGEAYDWWFTREAHLTSWKRFENEIRFRYGNPNRDRGIRAQIRELKQRKGETFIAYVTEVEKLNQCMHRPFSSRTLFELIWENMRPHYRSKLSVLEIDDLEDLIEINHKIDANDPGFYRPNQGNRNDLHHLEVESDYSSHEEAVNALKPNQRGDKQVTSKPQGPQQQKPAISENRFQRQQERMPNTSSTVVCWNCRRTGHIFRDCKCPKQIFCYACGNMGKTTRNCNNNHTFPIRRANNQSTN from the coding sequence ATGAGTGGTCCGTATATTTTACCCGAGGCAGAGCATTTGCTTGGGGAGGAAGTTGATTTTGATCTAAAGCTGAGAGGTCAGATAGTCGATCGCAGAGAGACTTTAGAAGATCGACAAAGATTCCTTCGAAGGCTATTGATGGAGGAGAAAAAGGCTAAAACGGAGCGAAAAGGGAAACATCTTTTTAAAGATGAAATCGATCTTATTAGGGAAAAAGTAGAAGCGATCTCAGCCAGTTTAAGTAAACGATTAGATCGAGTGTTAGTCTCGAGATTACGTCATTATCTTATACGGGCACATAGTGCCGTTGTTCAAGATGAAGCTGAGAAACAGGACAAACGAGAAATTTGCCAGCAGATAGAGGAGATATTGAAAAGTTTCGAACTTAAAGTGTATATGGGTTCAGAGGAACCATTGAAGGAGGATAGGAAAGATCAGAAGATTTCAAAAACTAAAGTAGGTGAAGAGAGAGGCACAAAAAGTGCGGAAGAAGAGAAGAGTGGAAATAGGAAAGAGGGAAATAACGAAGAGAAATCAGAAAGCGAAATTGATGAAAAAGCGGCTGAGAAGCAGAGAGAATTAGAGGAAGAGTGGAAGGAATTCATACTATGGAAACAAGATAAGATTTTTAATGATGCAAAGAAAAAGAGTGAGAATGATAAAGCCAAAATGTTAGAAGCAGACAAGGAGAGGCAACGGAAACAGAACGTTGATGAGAGGCCACCGGAGAGTACTAAGAGCCGGAAATCTCGTTCTGACTATAGACAGGAAGACGAAGATAGTAAAAGTGAGACTGAAGAAAGCAGTGACGGAAGGTCGCCGGAGCGCAATAAGAGCCGGAAGTCACTAAACgagaaagaaaggaagaaagacagTCATAGGGTTGACCGACGGCCGCCGAAGAGCGAGAAGAGCCGGAAGTCACATAGAGAACTTGAACGGACAGAGAAGTACGATAGACGGCCGCCGGAGAGCAGTAAGAGCCGGAAGTCGCGAAGAAGCGTTAGCAGGGAAATGAAAAGAAGAAACAAAAGATACAGTTCAGATAGCAGtttagaaagaagtgagaatgaGAAATCTAAAAGAAGGTCAAGCAAATATAATCAAAGTGAGTCAACAGATGAATGGGAAACAGAGAAAAATCACAGATCAGGAAGGTCGAAAGATCGAATGCGAAACACCGGACGAAGACATCGTGGAAGATCACTGTCGTCTTCAAGTTCGGAATACAGTAGAAAACATTACAGGAAATCACGAGTAGAAAATTGGGATTTGAATTTTTCAGGAGACGGCAGGTCGATTCAGGTAGAAGATTTTCTGAATAGAATTCAAAAGTTAGCACGACATGAGGGAGTTTCCAAAGATGAACTTCTGATGAATATTCATCGTAGGTTAAAGGGTGAAGCGTATGATTGGTGGTTCACTAGGGAAGCGCACCTCACAAGCTGGAAAAGGTTTGAAAACGAAATCCGTTTCAGATATGGTAATCCAAACAGAGATCGAGGAATCAGGGCTCAAATTAGAGAATTAAAGCAAAGGAAGGGCGAAACTTTCATTGCTTATGTAACAGAGGTGGAAAAGTTAAACCAGTGTATGCACCGTCCGTTTTCGTCAAGAACTTTATTCGAGCTGATTTGGGAAAATATGCGCCCTCATTACCGCTCAAAATTATCTGTTCTAGAGATAGATGATTTAGAGGATCTAATTGAAATCAATCACAAGATTGATGCCAATGATCCAGGATTTTATAGACCGAATCAGGGAAACAGAAATGATCTGCATCACCTCGAGGTCGAGAGTGATTATTCGAGTCATGAAGAGGCTGTGAACGCGTTGAAGCCCAACCAACGGGGTGATAAACAAGTCACTTCAAAGCCTCAAGGTCCACAGCAGCAAAAACCAGCAATATCCGAGAATCGTTTCCAAAGGCAACAAGAGCGAATGCCGAATACAAGCTCTACAGTAGTTTGCTGGAATTGCAGAAGAACGGGTCACATCTTCAGAGACTGTAAATGCCCAAAACAAATATTCTGCTATGCATGTGGAAACATGGGAAAAACTACCAGGAATTGTAATAACAATCACACCTTTCCAATTCGACGGGCAAACAATCAGTCAACAAACTGA